The window GACGAACACGTGGCACGCGCGCTCGGCTGGGACATCGACCACTACCGCCGAACCTTCCGGGCCATGCCCTTTGCGGGAGCAATGCGCCTCGTGCGTCGGCTCAATCCTGAACCGACCGATGTGCTGCTCGACCTCGGGTGCGGAGCCGGACGGTTGATCTGCGTCGCTGCCCAATACCCGGTGGCCCGCATCATCGGCGTCGAACTCGACGACGGGCTGAGTGCCCTGGCGCAACAAAACGCGCGTTCCCTGCGCCGCTATCGGACACAGCCTGAGGTCGTCCATGCGGATGCAACGCGGTTCCACGTGCCGGACGAGGTTTCAATTGTCTTCATCTACAATTCCTTCGGCGGCGAAGTGCTGCGCGCGGCCTTGGCGCGAATCATCGAGTCCTTCGACCGCGCCCCCCGCCGCATCCGCATTGCCTATGCCAATCCCCGGCAACACGATCTTCTGATGTCCACCGGACGCATGCGGGACGCCGGTCTGCTGCGGATGTCGTGGCGGCCCGGCGCCGAGTGGGATCGCACCCAGATTGTGCGCTTCTACACGGTGGTGCCGCCCGCATCCTTGGCGGATGCCCGGAAACGTGCGGACGGCCAGGGGGTCGCCGCGGTTGCGTCCCGCTAACCCGCCGGTGCGTGTGATGCGCAACCTATCCAAGCCCGTACCCTGCGGAGGGACCGACCACCAAACCGCCGCGCAGGTCGACATCTCTTCGCTCCTGGCCATGCGACGGACCAGGGAAAACAACTCGGCGTACATATTTGCAGCAAGAAAACGAATTTTCAAAAAAGCGCAGCACGAACATCAAATTCAATTCCAATGATCGACGAAAAGTAAACAAGACAATTTCACAACATTGGCCATTAACTGAACCGACGAAGAATGAACACGCACCGTTAACCACAAAATTACCGGCCGATCACCTCACCAAAGCAGAACACTGAAAGACGACATGATAGGCCATACCCTTCAAACAGTCGCATCGATACTAATTTTTATCACAGGGAACACTGGACCCGTAAATACACGATTTACCTTTGAACTCTACCGTTCCACGAACTTTCACTGCTCCGACCGCGATTCCCGCGATGTGCGTGCAGATCGGCCCCTTCAATTGGCCACACATGACGTCAATGACGCACGTTTTGCCTCGGCGTCCGAGCGGGATCCAGGGAGCTGGAACGGGAGAAGTACTATGGCGACTTACTACGTGAACAATGCCGTTTCCTCGTCCGGTAACGGCACGTCCTGGTCTTCCGCTTGGAAGAGCTTTGCAAACATTCCCTGGTCGAGCGTCAAGCCAGGCGACACGATCTACGTTTCGGGCGGCAGTTCGGGCCGGACCTATACGGAAACGCTCAACGTGGGCGCGAGCGGCGCGGCCGGGGCACCGATCACCATCGCCAAGAGCACGGAACCGGGTCACAACGGGCCGGTGGTCATCGACGGTCAGAACAGCCGCTACTATGGCGTCGTCGTCAACGGCCGCAACCACGTCGAGATTGAAAACTTTTCGATCCGCAACCATTCGGAGGCCGGGGTCAGCGTCAAGTACGCGACCGCGGGCGTTGTGATCGAAAACAACGACGTCTATTCCGGCGATCCGGGCGGCGGCAATGCGCGCGGCTTCGACGTGCGGAACTCCAGCGGCGTGGTCGTGCGCAACAACAGCTACGGCACGCCGACCAACACGGCGGCCCAGACCGACGGCATCTGGAGCTCGAACAACAACGGCGTCGTGTTCGAGAACAACCGCATCGTGATCTCGAACAGCAACACCAACGGACACAGCGACGGCATCCAGTCCTATCTGGACTACAACATCACGGTCCGGAACAACTGGATCGAGCAGGCGAACACCGCGACGACCGACAACCACGGCATGTGGCTGTCCGACACGCGCAATGGCGGGGTGCTCAAGGTTTACAACAACGTCGTCTACGCTCCGAACCTGACCCGCGACAGCGTGGTCACCCACTGGGCGGAACCGTCCTGGGCCGAAAACGGCACGATCAAGCTGTGGTCGAACACGATCTATGGCGGCTCCAGGGCCGTCAACCTGGACAAGACGCCGAACGCCGAGGTGAAGGACAACATCATCATCCCGGCCGCCGGCGGCGTGGGCGTCCACAT is drawn from Azospirillaceae bacterium and contains these coding sequences:
- a CDS encoding class I SAM-dependent methyltransferase; the protein is MLRMTLSLLKPFYLRSRYVGSRWIDRTYGITTTDEHVARALGWDIDHYRRTFRAMPFAGAMRLVRRLNPEPTDVLLDLGCGAGRLICVAAQYPVARIIGVELDDGLSALAQQNARSLRRYRTQPEVVHADATRFHVPDEVSIVFIYNSFGGEVLRAALARIIESFDRAPRRIRIAYANPRQHDLLMSTGRMRDAGLLRMSWRPGAEWDRTQIVRFYTVVPPASLADARKRADGQGVAAVASR